DNA from Leptospira mayottensis 200901116:
GAAAACTTTACGCTATATTGGCATATTTTGAAAAAGATCGGATTCAATCCGAGCTTGTGGATATCAGAGGAGAAGACGCGGTCTATCACTGATATGTCGGAACCGAGAGATAAAATTATTGCTGCACTGGACCTTGGAACTTCTTTGACGAAGGTGGTCTTGGCTCGACCTATTTCCGAGTATGAAGTGGAAATCATTGGAACTGGAGCTTATCCTTCCTCTGGAGTCAAAAACGGATCCATTATCAACATAGAATCCACTACACGTTCCATCATCGAAGCAGTCAGCGAAGCCGAACTCACGTCCGGTCAAGAAATTTCTGTGGTGGCGGTTAACATTACGGGGAAGACGGTTAGAGCTGATAATTCCAAAGGAGTAGTTGCGATCACAAACCGAGATAGAACCGTGACGGAGCCGGACGTAGTCAGAGTAATTGAAGCAGCACAAGCGATTCGGGTTCCTGCGGATCAACAGATCTTACACGTACTCTCCAAAGAATTCTCGGTTGATGATCAAACGAGTATTCGAGATCCGATCGGAATGACAGGAGTTCGTCTAGAAGCAGAAGTTCATATCGTAACGGCAGGAATAACAGCAATTCATAATTTAGAAAAATGTATTGAATCATCCGGTCTCGCTTGTGAAGTAATGATTCTCTCTAGCCTTGCATCCTCTGAGTCAGTTTTGACTTCGGGAGAAAAGGATTTAGGGACCGCGGTTCTGGATATAGGAGCCGGAATCTGTGATCTGATCGTGTATGTGGACGGAGGGATTTCTTATTCTTCCGTGATACCTTTTGGAGGAATCAACGTTACAAGCGACATCTCCATCGGACTTAAAACCACCTTGGAAACCGCCGAACTTCTAAAAAAAAGGTACGGGCATACTATTCTGTCCGAAATCGATCCTACCGAAACGATCGAAATTCCGCCAATTAGTGGAAGACCCGCAAGGCAAGTCCTTCGAGAGGAGCTTGTTTCTATCATCGAACCGAGGATGAGGGAAATCTTTGAGATGGCGGATAAGGAACTGGAAAAATCTGGCAAGAAAGGGCTACTTGCAGGGGGAGTGATCCTCACGGGAGGAGGAAGTCTGCTCGAAGGAATCGACACCCTCGCGGAAGATGTATTTCGTCTAACGGCATCCAGAGCAAGGCCTGGTGGAATTAGCGGACTCGCTGAAAAAGCGTCCTCTCCGGAATTTTCTACGGTGATCGGGATGATTAAATATGCAGATAGGATGACGGACATGGATCAGAAATCCGTAGACCGTTCGGAAGGCTGGTCTAAAAAAATCAAAAGATGGATTGAAGACAATCTTTGATCCGTTCTCCAAAAGGAAAAACGATATGATCCGATTTGAAGAAGAAGTAAAATCAAGTCCCGCAGTAATCAAAGTATTTGGGGTCGGCGGCGGCGGAATGAACGCAGTGACAAGAATGTCTAACTCCACTTTAAAAGGGGTTGAATTTACGATTCTCAATACCGACGAACAAGTTTTACTTCGTTCTCCAGTGGAAAATAAAATCATCTTAGGAACAAAAGTAACTCGCGGTATGGGAGCGGGTGGTGATCCCGAACTCGGTTACAGAGCGGCGGAAGAAGATAAGGAAAGAATACAATCCTCAGTCCGCGGAGCCGATATGGTTTTTGTCACGGCCGGAATGGGGGGAGGGACTGGAACCGGAGCTGCTCCCGTAATTGCAAAGATTGCCAAGGAAATGAAATGCCTCGTGGTAGGAGTTGTTACTCTCCCTTTTTCCTTCGAGGGTAAAAAAAGAATGGAGCTTGCTCGCAAAGGAATCGAACAACTTCGTTCTCACGTTGATACTTTGATTCTCATTAATAACGATTCCATCTTCAGAGTTGTGGATAAAAGCACTCCGATTGATCTTGCGTTTCAAGTGATCGACGATATTCTTCTCAACGCTGTCAGAGGAATCAGCGATATTATTAACAATCCGGGACTGATCAATGTAGACTTTGCAGACGTGAAAACGATCATGAAAGACACCGGAGATGCGGTAATGGGAGTCGGAGAAGGAAGCGGAGAAGGTAAAGTTAAAGAAGCCGTTGAATACGCTATCAACAATTCTCTGTTAGATTCGGCTTCGATTACGGGGGCTTCTTCACTTCTCATTAACGTTTCGGGTGGAAAAGATCTTACAATCTCTGATTGGAATGAGGTTTCCGGAATCATCACTTCTCAAGTGGATCCGAACGCGAATATCATCGTCGGTCTTCACGAAGATGAAAGTCTTTCTAATAAAATTCGGGTAACCGTAATCGCTACCGGTTTTGATAGGCGTTCCTCTTCGGGAAAACTTATTCAAAATCAGGATTTGACTGCGAGGGTTCAGGAAAACTACGGTCTTCAAAAGAAAGCGGTGGGAATGGAAAACTCTTCTGCGAAGAAGAAAGAACTCTTTCAGGATGAAAACGCAGAACAGAATCGAAACTCTGGATCTTTACGACTTCGTTCTTCGAACGGTTCTGCTCCGAAAGTGGACGATTACGATATTCCGGCGTATCTTAGAAGGAACAATTCGGGATCTTGATCCTTGCAGTTCAACCTTTTTGATAAATGTTTGTCCCAAAACCATCCAATGTGGGTTTTCGCGTTTTGGAACGAACTCAAAAGTAAACTTGAGTGTTTGCCGAGTTCACTTGATATGTTGATGAATTGCTCAGAAGCGGGAATTTTAGAAGATTAGAATATACTATTTTTTTATTCAATCTCTATCTAGGGTTTCGAAAAGTGTCGTTGAAATGTCGACGAAATCGGATTTATTTCGATTCTTCTTTCCCAAATTTTTTACATTCTTTTAAATCCCTAAACTTTTCCTTTGCTAGTTCGCATTGGACCTGTTTTAGGGTTTTTTCGGACATACAACGGAGTACAATGGCCCGAGACATGGCCGGCTGAAGAATCTGTTTCAGCATGATTTGTTGCATCGTGGGCGGGATTTCGTCTTCGGAGGCTTGTGCGATCAACTTTACGTTGTGCATCTGGTTTTCCACGCATTCCTCTTCGTTCGGGGTTTTTCTACAATCGATAAGGAATACGATTGAAAAGGTGAAAATAGAAATAAGAAAAGCGGACTTTCGTCCGCTTTTCATACAATTCTGCAATTTCAAAGGAATCAGATTACTTCGCGTTACTCTCATCAACTGCAAACGTAGCCTCTACTCTTTTTCTAAGTTCTCTCAGATAACTTTTATCGGCATCTTTGAGTTTCATAGCTTCTTCGTAGAGTTTGATCGATTTTTCGAAATCGCCGACGGAAAAATAATAAGTCGCTAGGTTTGCTTTCGCTCCCCAGGATTGACCTTTCGCTTTTTTATCCGCTTTTTCCCAGGCTTCTTTTGCCTTTTTAAAACTTGGAGTTTCTCCCACGATTTCTTCGTAACCTTCTTGGAGAAGTTCTTTTACTTCCTCATCTTCGTCTTTTACGAAAACCTTAATTCTTTCCGTTTTAACAATCGGAGAAAGTCTGCCTTTGATATATGCAGCGGCTTCGTCCAATCCTTGTCCGAAAGAATCCAGAATGGAAGGACATTCCAGATTTCCGACGCTGTTAAAAATTTTTGCGGGGTTAGAAACGACCGCTTTTTTAACTTCTCCAGTTTCTACTTTGATCAAAGTTGCATCTAAAGGAATTAGCATATAACGAACGCCAGTCGGTTTTGAAACGGGATCGTTTCCGGTATTCACTTCTTTACCCGTTGCCATGGAAGCAGCAAAACCGGCAACTTTAAGACCAGCCGCAACTGCATCGATTTTGTTTTCGCTACCACACTCTGTATAGGGTTTTTGATATCCGATGTAAAGGATTGCTTCCGCCCCGATTAGATTTCCGATCTTCGCTCTGCTTTTCGTAATTCCTGTGAGAGAAAGAGTAGCCTCGTTAAGGATATCGGCACGTTTGCTGAGGTCGGTAAGTTTGTAATAAGATTCTTTATCGAATGCCTCGAAAACTTTAGAAGGCATTTGGTCGATAAAACTAGAACCTTCTCCGAAGATCGCTTCCCAGAGACTTTTCTTTGGGGCTTCGACAGCCAAACCTACGTTACGAATCGTTCCGAGGAATTTCTGAAGCGCACGGCCTTCTTTATCTTTCGGGAATACCGGATATTCTACATCGACTGTAGCTGCGCAATTTCCTAAATAAATAAGGAGAACTAACACAGTGATTAGAGAAGATAATTTTCTCATTGAAAGTAACACCAATCCTGTTTGATTTTGGGGAATAAAGATTGATTTAAAATTCAAAAAGAATCGTGTCAATATATTTTAGAATCAAAAAACTCGGATTTGACGAACCTGTCTTTTTCTCTTTATTTTTTGATTGTATCGAAGCTTCTCGTAAAGGAAACTGAGCTACAATGGGATTTGTTGCACACAAACAATTTGTTTTGGTTCTTCTTTTTTGTTTTCTAGTCACATTTGATTGTATCGTTTCTAAACAAAAAGAGGATACGATCAATCAGCAACTTCTCGGTTGGATTTTAACTTCTGCTACAAACCCTTCCTGTTTGGATTATTATTCCCAGGAGAATTTATGTTTAAAATCTCCTGTTTCAATCAATGAGAAATGTTCTTCTCAGGAAATGGATCGACTTCAAAATGGAATTCATCCTACCAATATGCAAAACAGGGAGGTTTTAGAGGAACTTCTCCACTGTTGGAGCAAATGCAATTCCACATTTTTCTTGAGTTATTCTTCCTGTTCTTTTGAAACTGAATCCGATTATGTTACAGCAAAACGTTCCGGTTCTACAAACAGTGGGAATCTTTGGAGGCAATGCCAGTCTAATTGTAACACGGGAACGGATTCTTCCTTTTCGAAGTTAAAAGGAATTTCGACCACAACTACATATTGGCCTTACCCATGAAAACCCTTGAAGAAATTACGATAGCTCTTAAAAACACTTACATGGAACACGAAGTGGAAGAAAAACTTCCCTTAATCCAGGAAATTCAAAAATTAAAGAGAGAGAAAAATGCGATTCTTCTCGGGCACAATTATATGACTCCGGATGTGTTTCACGGGGTCTCGGATATCACGGGCGATTCTCTTTACCTGAGTAAGGTCGCGACGGATACGGACGCAGACATCATTCTTTTTAACGGGGTTCATTTTATGGCAGAGACTGCAAAGCTTATGTCTCCCCAAAAGAAGGTTCTCATTGCGGATCTCAAAGCGGGTTGTTCTCTTGCAGAGAGTATCACGAGACAAGATGTAATCGATCTCAAACGAAAATATCCAGGTGTTCCCGTAGTTACATACGTTAACTGCACTGCGGACGTAAAAGCTGAAACGGACATCTGTTGCACCTCGGCGAACGCGTTACAAGTGATCGAGTCCTTGGAAAGTGATACCGTGATTTTTTTACCTGATCGTTATTTGGCTGCAAACGTTCAGAATCTTACCAGGAAAAAGATCATCACACATCCCGGGAGTTGTATGGTTCACGAGATGTATTCCGCGGAAGACATCGAACTTACAAGAAGACAGTTTCCTGGCGTTACTGTGATCTCTCATCCCGAATGTAAAACCGAAGTTGTGGATCATTCTGATTATTCCGGTTCCACTTCCCAAATGAGCGATTTTATCCGTAAATCTGGAACGAAGAATATTTTCCTAATTACGGAATGTTCTATGGGTGATAACTTGCGTACCGAATTTCCGGACCGTCATTTCGTTTCCACTTGCCAGGTTTGTCCTCACATGAAAAAAATCACTTTGGAAAAAATCAAAGACGCGCTCTTGTACGATCAGTACGAAATTCATCTAGATCCGGAAGTGATCGAGAAGGGGAGAATGTCCGTTCAAAGAATGTTGGATCTTTCTTTTAAGAAATAGGTTTTTGTTTCTTCTCAACCTCAGTAGTTAAGTGCTTTACAATCTGATAATGTAAGTAATCTTGGGTCGACCCGTATGCTTGGGAAACGAAATCGTCTTTTTATTCTGCTCTTTTTATTCGGAAATGTCTTATTTGCCGACCCGGGCGACAACTCCGATCGCGAAATTTCGTTAAACGAAGTTCTAACTCAATACAAGCTGAAGAATTTCAGCGTTGCACTTAAACTCGCAAATCGAACAGCTCCACTAAATCGATCCGAGAATTTAGCCTTAAACTATCTGCGTGCACATTCTTTTTTCCAATTGAAAGAATACAAAAGCGCACTGGAACAATTTTTGAATCTTCTCGGAGATGCGCCTTATAAATACGAGATTTTCAACAACATCGGTGCGTGTTACTTTTATCTCGGAGATTATGAAAACGCTCTGCGTTACTTTGATTTTTCGAAAACCGAAAATCCGAATTACAAAATTGCGGAAAAAATTATATTCTACTCCAAAATGCAATCGCTGCAAAAACCTTGGAAAAAAATTGGATGAGTCCATCGGATTTTCCGGAAACGTTTTTAGTTTCTTCCTCTGCAACCGCTGACGTTTCTACTGGATGGATCTATTTTTATCTCGGAAAGCCTACAGAGGCGTTTCACCTTTTTAAAAAAGCAATCAAAAACGATCCTGAATATTCCTTCTCTTATTTATCTCTGGGATATTTGTATGATTCGGCCGGAAACTTTCGTTCCGCGATTCGTTATTACGAAGCCGCGTTAAAAATCGATCCTGAATATCCGGATCTTTGGAATAATCTTGCGATCAGTTACTATAACGATGATCAGACGGAAAAAGCGCTTTCTCATTTTCAAAAAGCGATCGAACTAAATCCTACGTTTGCTTATCCGGTCAACAATCTGGGATATCTTCATCTTCAAAAAGATGACTACATTTTGGCAAAAAAATATTTCCTACGCTCGATCGAGTTGAATCCGTCGGGCCCCTTTCTTGGGGGAAACATACGCTGGTCTATCGATTTGTAATTTTCACTTTTCGGAACGGAACGAAGCAAAACGAAATAAAAAAAGATCAATAGAACTCCACCAAAATCTCGCCAATGAAACCTATCTTAGAAAAGAATTAAGATGGAAACAAAATATCGTGGACGTTTTTTTGAATCGAATCGATACGAAGTAGAAATGTGGTAAAATTTGCTTTGAGCCTTCGATTTAGACTAAAACCTCGGATATAAAACGTATCGAATTACTGCTCCAAAACGTTCGTTAAACTACAGTAAAAAAATGTCTATATTATGAGAAAAATTCTAACTACAGGATCGAGAAGAAAATTGATAGTCTCTATGCAAGAGGAAAGGCTCGTAAATTAGGAACATTTGGGCATTTTTGAAACGAAGATCAAAGATGGAAAAATAATCGCTGGAGTCGGAAAATTTTGTATATGGATTCGTTTAAGATACTTTGCCAGAGTATTATAGTTATTAAATTTAGGAATATTGAATGTTTAGAATTGGAAACGGGATTGATTTTCATAAGTTGGAGATAAACCAAAGCCGTCCTTTGATTCTGGGAGGGGTGGAATGCGAGTCTGAGTTTGCCCTTGTAGGTCATTCCGATGCAGACATTATTTTGCATGCGATCTCTGATGCAATTTTAGGGGCTTTGGCTTTGGGGGACATCGGTCAATATTTTCCCGACACCGATCCAAAATTGAAGAACATTGATAGCAAGGTCATTCTCGCGAAATGTTTGGAACTGATGAAAGAAAGAAATTTCCAACTCGTCAACGTGGATTGTACCGTGATCGGAGAACGGCCCAAAATTACGCCTCTCAAAGAGAAAATTACAAAATCCTTATGTAATCTAT
Protein-coding regions in this window:
- the ispF gene encoding 2-C-methyl-D-erythritol 2,4-cyclodiphosphate synthase, with product MFRIGNGIDFHKLEINQSRPLILGGVECESEFALVGHSDADIILHAISDAILGALALGDIGQYFPDTDPKLKNIDSKVILAKCLELMKERNFQLVNVDCTVIGERPKITPLKEKITKSLCNLLNLPVDCVSVKATTTEKMGALGRQEGIGTFCSILLRKKS
- the nadA gene encoding quinolinate synthase NadA, with product MKTLEEITIALKNTYMEHEVEEKLPLIQEIQKLKREKNAILLGHNYMTPDVFHGVSDITGDSLYLSKVATDTDADIILFNGVHFMAETAKLMSPQKKVLIADLKAGCSLAESITRQDVIDLKRKYPGVPVVTYVNCTADVKAETDICCTSANALQVIESLESDTVIFLPDRYLAANVQNLTRKKIITHPGSCMVHEMYSAEDIELTRRQFPGVTVISHPECKTEVVDHSDYSGSTSQMSDFIRKSGTKNIFLITECSMGDNLRTEFPDRHFVSTCQVCPHMKKITLEKIKDALLYDQYEIHLDPEVIEKGRMSVQRMLDLSFKK
- a CDS encoding lipoprotein LipL41; its protein translation is MRKLSSLITVLVLLIYLGNCAATVDVEYPVFPKDKEGRALQKFLGTIRNVGLAVEAPKKSLWEAIFGEGSSFIDQMPSKVFEAFDKESYYKLTDLSKRADILNEATLSLTGITKSRAKIGNLIGAEAILYIGYQKPYTECGSENKIDAVAAGLKVAGFAASMATGKEVNTGNDPVSKPTGVRYMLIPLDATLIKVETGEVKKAVVSNPAKIFNSVGNLECPSILDSFGQGLDEAAAYIKGRLSPIVKTERIKVFVKDEDEEVKELLQEGYEEIVGETPSFKKAKEAWEKADKKAKGQSWGAKANLATYYFSVGDFEKSIKLYEEAMKLKDADKSYLRELRKRVEATFAVDESNAK
- the ftsA gene encoding cell division protein FtsA yields the protein MSEPRDKIIAALDLGTSLTKVVLARPISEYEVEIIGTGAYPSSGVKNGSIINIESTTRSIIEAVSEAELTSGQEISVVAVNITGKTVRADNSKGVVAITNRDRTVTEPDVVRVIEAAQAIRVPADQQILHVLSKEFSVDDQTSIRDPIGMTGVRLEAEVHIVTAGITAIHNLEKCIESSGLACEVMILSSLASSESVLTSGEKDLGTAVLDIGAGICDLIVYVDGGISYSSVIPFGGINVTSDISIGLKTTLETAELLKKRYGHTILSEIDPTETIEIPPISGRPARQVLREELVSIIEPRMREIFEMADKELEKSGKKGLLAGGVILTGGGSLLEGIDTLAEDVFRLTASRARPGGISGLAEKASSPEFSTVIGMIKYADRMTDMDQKSVDRSEGWSKKIKRWIEDNL
- the lep gene encoding LipL41-expression chaperone Lep; translation: MRVTRSNLIPLKLQNCMKSGRKSAFLISIFTFSIVFLIDCRKTPNEEECVENQMHNVKLIAQASEDEIPPTMQQIMLKQILQPAMSRAIVLRCMSEKTLKQVQCELAKEKFRDLKECKKFGKEESK
- the ftsZ gene encoding cell division protein FtsZ, which produces MIRFEEEVKSSPAVIKVFGVGGGGMNAVTRMSNSTLKGVEFTILNTDEQVLLRSPVENKIILGTKVTRGMGAGGDPELGYRAAEEDKERIQSSVRGADMVFVTAGMGGGTGTGAAPVIAKIAKEMKCLVVGVVTLPFSFEGKKRMELARKGIEQLRSHVDTLILINNDSIFRVVDKSTPIDLAFQVIDDILLNAVRGISDIINNPGLINVDFADVKTIMKDTGDAVMGVGEGSGEGKVKEAVEYAINNSLLDSASITGASSLLINVSGGKDLTISDWNEVSGIITSQVDPNANIIVGLHEDESLSNKIRVTVIATGFDRRSSSGKLIQNQDLTARVQENYGLQKKAVGMENSSAKKKELFQDENAEQNRNSGSLRLRSSNGSAPKVDDYDIPAYLRRNNSGS